The window GAAATTAAATAACCGTGATAGCGATCTTCATCGTTAAGGACTTTTAGCGCGGAGCGAGGACCAAAACCCGGTGCGATGTGCAATAGGGCATTTGGTCGTCTGCGTGCGATGTCCTTAGCACTGAAAACTTGGCTGATATCCACACCGCGGAAAAAGGTCTTAACGTAGTCATTCGCAGGGTTATTGAGTATCTCATCAGGTGTGCCGACTTGAACGACAACGCCTCCTTGCATAATGGCAATGCGGTCACCAATTCTCATGGCTTCATCAAGATCATGGGAAATAAAGACAATCGTGCGTTGTTTGTCCCCTTGCAAGGAGAGCAGTTCATCTTGCATTTCTGTACGAATTAGTGGGTCGAGGGCTGAGAATGCTTCATCCATTAACAGAATATCTGGGTCATTGGCGAGTGCTCTGGCTAACCCGATACGTTGGCGCATCCCGCCAGATAGCTCATCTGGATATGAATTTGCCCATTTTTCAAGGTTAACTTGCTCAAGCGCATTCATGGCTTTCTTATGGCGCTCTTCTTTTGGGATACCAGAAAGTTCCATGCCAAAAGCGGTGTTATCGATGACGTTCATATGTGGCATCAACGCAAAGGATTGAAACACCATACTAATTTTTGTTCGCCTAACTTCGCGCAGTGCTTTGTCAGAGATATTGGAAATATCTTCTCCGTCTATCATGACTTGCCCGCTAGTTGGTTCTATCAGGCGATTGAGGAGGCGCACCAAGGTCGATTTCCCTGAGCCAGAAAGTCCCATGACAACAAAGATTTCGCCTTCTTCAATCGTCAGATTAACATCTTGAACACCTACGGTAAGGCCTGTTTTTTCAAAGATATCATCTTTATTCATACCTGATTCTAATAGCTTAAATGCTTGATCAGGATTATCCCCAAATATTTTATATAAATTTTTAACTTGTAATTTTATTGCCATATATTATTTACCCAATTTTCAATCAACAAGGAAGATAAATTACCTATATTGAATGTGATGAATTCTATAGTGGTAGTTAACACTATGTTTCCTAACTATGCTTCCTAACTATGATTATCCTTTGAAAATTATTAGGGCAGAGATTCCTATATTTAGTTTAATGGGCTAGTTAATTATGGATTAAATTCAAATTCCTCCGTTTGAGTTATTAGTAAAATTTGCAAGCAATAAACCCTAGCATAATAAAATTAGCTGACAACCCTAGGTTAAGTATAATTAATCAAAAAATTAGAGAGGAATAATGATTTTATTAGTGTAAATAAAATCGATATCTAAGCTATATACTAATAACCTCTATAATATTCATGTTAGTGTTAACTCGCTGGTGAGATTGAATTTATTTAAAAATAATTTACTTTTAATTTATCAATGTGGGGATTACATGCTCTGTTCTATTTTTAGGTGAAACAGATGCTGGATTGATGGGTGAAAAAAAAGAAATTAACAGTAAATGTATTAATTAAATTTATCTAAAATAAAGTGAAACTTGATTGAATTGAGAAATAAGACCAGATTAACTCATTAAAAATGAATAATTGAACAGATATACATATAAAAAACGAACCTAATTGTTCGTTTATTGAGCCAAAAAATACCATGACAAATAATTTCGTTATAATTCATCATGGTATGATTTTTATTGTGAGCTGTTTTTATTGATAAGCTAAATTAACGATTTAGTTAAAAGTCCCAGTCATCATCTTCGGTACTGACTGCTTTACCAATAATATAAGATGAACCTGAGCCTGAAAAGAAATCATGATTTTCATTTGCATCAGGAGATAATGCCGATAATATCGCGGCACTTACATCGGTGACAGTATCTGGAAATAAGGCTTCATAACCTAAGTTCATTAATGCTTTATTTGCATTGTAATGAAGGAACTTTTTGACATCTTCTGACCAACCAACTGTGTCATAAAGTTCTTGGGTATATTTCACTTCATTTTCGTATAAATCGAATAATAATGAAAATGTGAAATCCTTAATTTCTTTTTGAGCATTTTCATCGTATTGTGTTAATGATTTTTGGAATTTATAACCAATATAATAGCCATGTATAGCTTCATCACGAATAATTAAACGTATAAGATCGGCGGTATTAGTTAGCTTTCCTCTACTTGACCAATACATTGGTAAATAGAAACCTGAATAAAATAGAAATGATTCTAAAAAGACGCTAGCGACCTTTTTCTTTAAAGGGTGTGAATCACAATAGTAAGATAGGATGATCTTCGCTTTATTTTGTAATGCAATGTTTTCTTCACTCCAGCGGTATGCATCATCGACATCAGTCGTGGAGCAAAGTGTTGAAAATATTGAGCTATAAGAGCGTGCATGTACGGCTTCCATAAAGCTAATATTTGATAAAACCGCTTCTTCATGAGGTGTTTGAGCATCTGGCATTAAACAAGGCGCACCAACCGTATTTTGAATGGTATCTAGTAGCGTGAGGCCAGTAAATACGCGTATCGTTAGCTGTTTTTCTGCAGCAGTTAGGGTATTCCAAGACGGAATATCATTAGATAATGGCACTTTTTCTGGAAGCCAAAAATTACTGGTTAATCGGTTCCATACTTCTAAGTCTTTATCATCCTGAATGCGGTTCCAGTTAATGGCTTTTATTGGTGTGTTAGATGTGCTGGTGGTCATAAATATTTTCCTATTACAAAGTGCAAGATACGCAGCCTTCGACCTCTGTTCCTTCGAGGGCAGTTTGGCGTAATCGGATGTAATACAATGTCTTGATTCCTTTTCGCCAGGCATATATTTGCGCTCGGTTAATATCTCGTGTGGTGGCATCATCTTTAAAAAAGAGAGTCAAAGATAAACCTTGGTCAACGTGCTGAGTTGCCATGGCATAAGTATCAATAATTTTTTCAGGACCGATTTGGTAAGCATCTTGGTAATATTCTAAGTTTTCATTCGTCATAAAAGGAGCTGGATAGTAAACACGGCCAATTTTACCTTCTTTACGAATTTCAATTCGTGAAACAATGGGGTGGATGCTTGATGTTGAATTATTGATGTAAGAGATAGACCCTGTAGGCGGGATCGCTTGCAAGTTCTGGTTATAAATCCCATAGGTAATGACAGACTGCTTTAAGGCTTGCCAATCTTCACGAGTTGGAATTTCGATACCCGAACGTCGGAATAATTCCTGAACGGTTTGTGTTTTTGGTAGCCAAATATTGTTGATATATTTATCAAAATAATCACCAGAGGCATAAGTTGAATGTTCAAAACCAACAAATGCAGTTTTTCTTTCAATGGCTAATTGGTTTGACGTTTTTAATGCGTAATAGGTGACCGTATAAAAATAGATATTGGTGAAATCGAGCGCTTCTTCTGAGCCGTAATAGATATGCTCTCTTGCTAGGTAGCCATGTAAATTCATTTGCCCTAATCCAATCGCATGTGATTGCCGGTTACCTTCAGCAATGGAAGGGACAGAACGAATATCACTCATATCTGAAACCGCGCTCAGTGCTCTAACGGCAGCAGCTATTGATTGAGCGAAATTCGGTGAGTCCATCGTTTTAGCGATATTCATGGAGCCTAAATTACAGCTAATATCTTTACCAATTTGTTGATAGCTTAAATCGTCTTCATAAAGACTAGGGCGATTAACTTGCAGTATTTCTGAGCACAGATTGCTCATATTAATACGCCCTGCGATAGGATTAGCTCGGTTGGCCGTATCTTCAAATAAAATATACGGATATCCAGATTCAAACTGGATCTCAGCTAAAGTTTGGAAAAATTCCCGAGCATTAATTTTGTATTTTTTTATCGCTTTGTTATTGACCATTTCATGGTATTTGTCTGTAACACTAATCTCAGACATAGGGACACCATAGATGCGCTCAATATCATAAGGAGAGAATAAATACATGTCCTGGTTATCTTTCGCTAGTTGGAAAGTGATATCAGGGATCACGACCCCTAAAGAAAGTGTTTTAATCCGTATTTTTTCATCTGCATTTTCACGCTTAGTGTCAAGAAAACGCATAATATCAGGGTGATGAGCGTTCAAATAGACTGCGCCAGCGCCTTGCCTAGCACCGAGTTGGTTGGCATAAGAAAATGCATCTTCCAACATTTTCATGACAGGAACAACCCCAGAGGATTGGTTTTCAATCAATTTTATTGGGGCGCCTTGCTCCCGTAAGTTAGTCATCAGAAAGGCGACACCGCCCCCTCGTTTGGATAACTGCAAAGCTGAATTTACTGAGCGGCCAATGGATTCCATGTTGTCTTCGATTCTTAAAAGAAAACAAGAAATTAGCTCACCGCGTTGTTTTTTACCGCAGTTAAGAAAAGTGGGAGTGGCGGGTTGAAAACGCCCTGTAATGATTTCATCAACATATAATCTAGCGAGGGACTCATTCCCTTGTGCAAGTGTTAAGGCAACCATACAGACGCGATCTTCATAGCGTTCGAGATAGCGTTTGCCATCAAAAGTTTTCAGTGTATAGCTAGTGTAATATTTAAAGGCACCTAGGAAAGTTTGAAAACGGAATTTGTGAGCGTATGCCTGTTTAAATAATGTTTTTATAAATTCAAAGTTATATTGTTCTAATACACTATTTTCGTAATAATTCTCTTGTACTAAAAAGTCTAACTTTTCTTTTAAATCATGGAAAAATACGGTGTTCTGGTTCACATGCTGTCGAAAATAGTGGTGAGCCGCTTCTTTGTCTTTATCAAATTGAATACGGCCTTCGTTATCATATAAATTCAACATCGCATTGAGCGCATGATAATCGACATCTGATGTATTTTGCATTTTATCCATTTGAAATAACTCTAGTTGTTTGTACGTTGCCAAAACGTTTTTAGGCCTCGTTGAACGGACTGAACATCTTTATCAGTACCAAGAAGTTCAAAACGATATAGGTAGGGGACATGGCATTTTTGCGCGATGATATTCCCAGCTATCGCATAGGCATCGCCAAAATTGGTATTACCCGCAGCAATAACACCACGGATAAGTGCGCGATTGACTTGAATATTAAGAAATTGGATCACTTCTTTTGGAACCGCACCTTTTGTTCCACCGCCACCGTAAGTCGGCAGTAGTAAAACATAAGGTTTTGTCGCTATTAGGCTACTTTCGTGATTGCCAATAGGTAACCGTGTTGCGGGGACATCTAGCTTTTCAATAAAGCGATGGCAATTTTCTGAGCGACTTGAAAAATAGATGAGTGATTCCGTTTCCATGACATCACCTAAGCGGCTAATAGACTGATCATGTCTGGCCGAAAACCCGCCCAATGTTTGTCGCCCGCAATAACGACAGGAACTTGTTGGTAGCCTAATTTTTTTACAAGTTCAAGAGCTTGGCTATCTTCAGTGAGGTCAATAATTTGGTAAGAAATCGCTTTGCGATCTAAGGCTTGATAAGTAGCATTACACTGAACGCAGTTAGGTTTACTATAAATGGTAATCTCAGTCATGTTATTTACCTTTTGAATGTTTAATAGCATTAGAAATAAGGTACGTGATACCTAAATACTATATATAGATTTTTGTTTTATCAACCACACAATATGTAGTGAATATGAAATGTTGAATGATAATTATTCTAATTGTTGGCTAGGTGGTTATTAACATTGAAAATAAAAAAATATCGTATTAGATGATTCAAAGAGACACTCTAAGAAAAAAGATCATTGCAAAGTGGAAATAATTTACTCTATAACTGTATATACAATCAGGTAATTGAGTCCTTTTGAGGAGATACTATGTACCATCAATATTTAGCAACCCCGGATAAATTTCCTAAACCGTGGATCCATATTACGGCTGATGATGACGGAGTAACTAGCCTCTATTTTGTTGATGAAAAAACAGAAAAAGAAACGAAGAATGAACATTCCAAGCTTTGCGTAAAAGAATTAAAGGAATATTTTAATCACAAAAGAACCGCGTTTACGGTTGAATTAAACCCACAAGGAACAGAATTTCAGAAAAAAGTATGGAAACACCTTTGTGGGATCCCTTATGGGGAGCGATGGAGTTATAAAGATTTGGCATTAAAGCTAGGATCCGTCAATTATTGCCGCGCAGTCGGTATGGCAAACTCACGTAATCCAATCTCATTAATTGTTCCTTGTCATCGCGTTCTTGGACACGATGGAAAACTAGTGGGATATACAGGGGGCTTAGATATTAAAGATTGGTTACTTTTGCATGAGAAGTAAAAGCTAAATAATTAGCTATAAGTAATACTATTAGTTGTAATAATTACTATTGTTAAGAATTATTGTCGAAATCAGAGCCCATTCTATCGATAAATAATATTTTTTTATCTTTTTAGTCCATTTTCGTGATCTAGGTTGTAGACAAGTAACTGAGAAATCTGATGTACTGAGCTTGATACAGATGGTGTGTCTATTTTATTTTAAAGGTAATATTTGATGTCTAAAGTTAAAGGTAACGTTAAGTGGTTCAACGAATCTAAAGGTTTTGGTTTTATCACTCCAGAAGATGGTAGCAAAGATGTATTTGTTCACTTTTCTGCGATTATGGGCGATGGTTTCAAAACCTTAGCTGAAGGCCAAAAAGTGGAATTTGAAATTACTGAAGGTGCTAAAGGCCCATCTGCTGCTAACGTTATTCCTCTGTAATTTTTATAATTAAGATTAAAACGAACAGCTGAAAACTCGCCCTAGCTATCTAGGGCGAGTTTTTTTATCTATAAAAAATAAAAAAGGCCTGATATAAACCAGACCTTTTCATCTATAAATTAAACAGTTGAGACTATTTAACTTCTTCGCCTTTAGCTTGTAAATCGGCATGGTAAGAAGAGCGAACGAATGGGCCACAGGCTGCGTGAGTGAAGCCCATTGCCATGGCTTCATCTTTCATTTCATCAAACTCAGCAGGGCTAACATAGCGTTTGACGGGTAAGTGATGACGGCTTGGCTGCAAGTATTGGCCAAGTGTGAGCATCGTGACACCATGGCGACGTAAATCGCGCATAACTTCGATAATCTCTTCATTGGTTTCACCAAGACCGACCATTAACCCAGATTTAGTTGGGATATCGGGGTGCGCTTCTTTAAATTTTTCGAGTAATTTTAAAGACCATTCATAATTAGCGCCTGGACGAACTTGGCGGTAAACACGCGGCACGTTTTCAAGGTTATGGTTGAACACATCTGGTGGTGTTGCGGTTAAAATCTCTAATGCGCGATCCATACGGCCGCGGAAATCAGGAACCAGTGTTTCAATTTTAATTGATGGGCTTTTTTCACGAATAGCACGAATACAATCAGCAAAATGTTGTGCTCCGCCATCACGTAGGTCATCACGGTCAACTGACGTGATGACGACATAGCGTAGCGCCATATCTTTAATAGTTTGTGCTAATTTTTCAGGTTCGTTTGCATCCGGTGCATTAGGTCGACCATGAGCAACATCGCAGAAAGGACAGCGGCGGGTACAAATAGCGCCCAAAATCATAAAGGTCGCAGTACCGTGGTTAAAACACTCAGAAAGGTTAGGGCACGAAGCCTCTTCACATACAGAGTGTAAGCCATTTTTACGCATGGCGGCTTTAATGCCTTGAATACGAGTGGAGTCAGCAGGAAGCCTAATTTTCATCCAGTCAGGTTTACGTAGAATTTCTTCTCGTTCAGTCACAACGTTTTTGACAGGGATCAGCGCCATTTTGTCGGCGTCACGATATTTAATTCCGCGTTCTATCTGAATTGGTTTACTCATAATATGACGGTTCCAGTTATCTTTTATGCTGATGGATAAGTGATAATTCTAAATAAAACTAAATGGAGGCTGTTATCCATTCATTAAAATATTTTTTAAAATTGTTAAAAATTATAGCATTATTATTGAGCGATATGAAATCCCAGTGTGTCACAGAATTGGCGAATTAGCACAGGCTGAACATCAGAAACTGACACTTTGGGAGCAAGGTCACTCACTTGGGTCATTTTTAATTCGCTGTAACCACAAGGGTTAATGCGGTTAAAGGGTTCAAGATCCATATCAATATTTAATGCGAGACCATGAAAAGAACAGCCTTGCCGTATGCGTAATCCGAGGGAGCAAATTTTATCGCCATTAACATAGACACCAGGAGCATCAGGGCGAGGATACGCTGCAATATTAAAATGGGCAAGGGTATTAACGACGGTATTTTCTAGTGCGCTGACGAGTTCTCTGACACCAATTTTATTACGTTTTAAGTCGAGCATCACGTACATCACTTGCTGCCCAGGGCCATGGTAGGTGACTTGGCCACCTCTATCACTTTGAACGACAGGAATATCACCAGGGGCAAGAACGTGTTCTGCTTTTCCGGCTTGGCCTTGGGTAAATACGCGAGGATGTTCAACCAGCCATATTTCATCACACGTATTTTGGGTACGCTCTTCAGTGAATTGATGCATCGCATCAGAAACAGTTTGATAAGGAGCAAGGCCGAGTTGGCGTATGGTTATACATCTATCTGACAAAATTTAGGTGTCCACGTTGTCTTTATCGTTGCGGGCAGTATAACGCCTATGTTTGCCATACTTCAAGCTAACATCGTATCTGGTACTTGCATAAAATGTGATTCAAATTGGAATCAAATGTTATTTAGGTGTAAATGTAATCCACGCTAAAGTAGAGGAACAAAACGAAAAAGGCCGAATAGCAACAGACTATTCGGCCTTTGATGTGGATCTTTAATACAGTTTTGATTAAAGCACTACTTTCACTAACTCTAATGCACCTAACTCAGTGTACAAGGTTTCAACTTGTTCAATATGAGTTGCATTAATAGTAATAGAAACTGAGTGATAATTGCCTTTGCTACTTGGTTTTACGTCTGGGCTATAGTCACCTGGCGCATGGCGCTGTACCACTTCAATCACTTGATCAACCAGTTCAGGCTGTGCCAAGCCCATTACTTTGTAGGTTAATGGACATGGGAACTCAAGCAGTTCACCTAATTTCGTTTTCATGGGCACTCCTAATTTTTAAATTGGGCTGCTGGCTGAAAAAGATTGGCTGGTATTAAACCAGCCAATGAGAAGTATTCATCCAACAAACATTTCGATACTTATCTATTTCAATACTTACTATATGGGGACGACTTGTTTTAGTTTCAAGTCTTAACCAAACCAGCGATGAAAGAGTAATTTGATGTAGTCAATTAACCGGCTGAAGAAACCACCTTCTTCAACATCTTTTAACACCGCTAGAGGGTGTTGTTCGATGATTTTGCCATCAAGCTGAAAACTAATTGTCCCGACTTGTTGGCCTTTGGTTAACGGGGCTTCGAGCTCAGTGGTTGATAACTCATAGCTCGCTTTTAAATCTTTTAAGCGACCACGTGGGATTGTGAGGTACAAATCTTCTGTGACACCTAATTTTACTTCATTTTCATCACCAAACCAGACTGGCACACTGGCAAAGTCAACATTGGCTTGTAATGGCTTAACGGTTTCATAAAAGCGGAAGCCATAAGTGAGTAATTTTTTGCTCTCTGCATCACGGCCTTTGCTGCTTTTACCGCCCATAACAACCGAGATCAGGCGCATGTCGCCTTCGGTTGCTGATGCGACAAGGTTGTAGCCCGCGGCATTAGTATGGCCTGTTTTGATACCGTCAACCGCAAGGCTTTTATCCCACAATAGGCCATTACGGTTTGTTTGGCGGATATTGTTAAAGGTAAATTCTTTTTCTTTATAGATAGCGTATTCTTCAGGGACATCACGCACTAGCGCTTGGCCAATAAGGGCCATATCACGGGCTGAGCTATACTGACCATCCGCATCTAAACCATGAACGGTTTCAAAATGTGTGTTTTTTAGCCCTAATTTGTTCACGTAGCCATTCATTAATTGAACAAAGTTGGTTTGGTCACCTGCGATATAGTCGGCCATTGCAACACAAGCATCGTTACCTGATTGCAAATTAATACCCCGAGTTAACTGGGATACGCTAACGCGATCGCCAGGTTTTAAGAACATCAATGATGAGCCTTTAAATATTGGATTACCCGTCGCCCATGCATCATTTCCGACCGTGACAATATCATTTTCACCAATTTTACCTGACTTAATTGCTTGACCAATAACATAGCTAGTCATCATTTTGGTCAAACTCGCGGGGTCGCGGCGCTGGTCAGCATTACTTTCAGCAAGAACTTTGCCTGAATTATAATCAATTAATATATAAGCTTCTGCATCAATCGCGGGTGCAGCAGGAATTGATGTATTCGGGAAGGTTTCATTAGCATTTGCAATATTAGCAGTCATAAGAAGGAGTGCGGAGCCCAGCACTGTATGACGCACGATGCGTGATGGAGCGACATTATTCATGGTTTTACCATTACATCCGAAATTCGGTTAACACAAGGAGGCGCAGTTTAGCAAAAGAAAGGGGTAAGAAAAAAGTGACTTTTGCGCTGTACCAATGATTTTTTTGTCAGTTCAATATTGCCTGAATTTAGGTTGCTCCAAATAGACGTGAGCAACCTAAGTTGGCATCGCTTTATGGCGCAACGACCATTGACGATTGATTTTTTTCAGACTGTAAACGGCCTTGAACCTCAACAGCTTGCTGTCTTGTACTAAATGGCCCTAACTGTACTCGGTAAATACCATTGTAGGGTTGTAGGCGCCCAGGGACATTAAACTGCGTTTTCAATTCATTCAGCATGTTTTGAGCATTGGTTTGGCTACTAATTGCACCAGCTTGAACGAGAAAACCGCGTTCTGGCACCGATTCTTCAGCTGTAGTTGCTGCTGGTGGCGGTGTTGGTGTTTGCAGGTTCATATCTGGCATAGTAGGCTGCATCGGTTCTTTTGGCTGCTGAACGGGCAATGTATTTTCTGGCGTAGGCAAGTTCTCCATTACAGGGGTACCCATTGGGCCAGAACCTAATTGTGGGCGTCCCGGTAATGCATAACTTTGTTTCACAAAATTAGAACCCACGGTCCCTGTTCCTGACAAGCTACCATCTTGAGCAACTTGAATGGCATCAATTTTAATTTTTGTCGTAGGCATTAAATTCAGGCGGTCAGCGGTTGCTCTTGATACCGCAATACTTTTGCCCGGGACATAAGGCCCACGGTCATTAACACGGACGACCATCATGCGGCCATTCATCATGTTAGTGATACGAACATAACTTGGAATTGGCAAAGTAGGGTGAGCGGCAGTTAATTCCACTGGGTTAATACGTTCACCAATCGCTGTCATATTGCCTGCAGACTCCGCACCATAAATGGATGCATAGCCTACTTGGCTAAATTGTGATGGGTCACGTACGATTTGGTATTGTTGGCCATTACGTGAGTAATCATTATTTGCAGTTGGATGATACGGCTCATAATGAGGCTCTGCACCTAATACATCTTGAGTGGGTACATTGGCTGGCACTTGGGCAGGTTGTTTAACTTCATCTGTCACACAGCCACTGAGTAGCGCGGCTGTGACGCCAAGCATTATCCATTGTAAACGCATACTAAGCCTCATTTTATAAACTTTTAGAAAGGAATTTTCGGTGTGTATGTATCGACATGATAATACCGAATCCAGCCATTAAAACAATCAAAGCGGAGCCCCCGTAGCTCACTAAAGGGAGAGGGACACCAACGACAGGTAATATACCACTGACCATACCGATGTTCACAAATACATAGACAAAAAGGATTAAGATCAAACCACCAACCATAACCCGACCAAATGTATTCTGTGCGCTAGCAGCAATATAAAGCCCGCGAATAATTAATAAAAGGTATAAGCCAAGTAAAATAAGCACCCCGACTAAGCCAAGTTCCTCTGCTAACACGGCAAAAATAAAGTCGGTATGTCTTTCTGGCAAAAACTCAAGCTGTGATTGTGTGCCATGGAGCCAGCCTTTCCCCATTAACCCACCAGAACCAATCGCAATTTTTGATTGGATAATATGGTAGCCAGCCCCTAATGGGTCTGTTTCTGGGTCTAATAACATCATAACGCGGGCTCTTTGGTAGCCATGCATTAAAAAGAACCACAGCAATGGAATAAAGGCTGCGAGAGCAATGGCTGCGACAGCAATGAGCCGCCAGCTCATCCCGGCAAGGAACAAAACAAACAAGCCGGAAGCGGCAACTAAAATTGAGGTACCAAGGTCTGGCTGCGCTGCCACTAGTAATGTCGGTACAAAAATCAAGACGAGCGCGATTAAGGTGTTTTTGAATGAAGGAGGGCACAGGTCTCTATTCATGAAGCGAGCGACCATTAAAGGAACGGCAATTTTTGCAATTTCAGAAGGCTGAAACCGAATGAAACCCAAGTCTAACCAGCGCTGAGCCCCTTTACTTATTTGCCCAAACACATCAACAAAAACCAGTAAGATAACGCAAAAAATAAACAGGTGAGGAGCCCAGTTTTCATACATTCTAGGGGGGATCTGCGCCATCACTATCATGACAACGAAACCTGACGCAATCTGCCCCAATTTGCGTTCCATCATTTCAGGATCTTGGCCGCTAGCGCTCCACATTATAAATGCGCTGTATGCAAGCAACGCGATGATAATCAGTAGCATAGGCACATCTATATGCAGACGCATGGATAACGAATTTTTTTTCTTATCGTCTGTCATATTCTTTATAGCCCATTGTTATTCGTTGGATTGTGCATCAGCGATCTTCTCCTGCATTGGTTGCTGACACCGCGACTTCGGTA is drawn from Providencia huaxiensis and contains these coding sequences:
- the dacA gene encoding D-alanyl-D-alanine carboxypeptidase DacA, translated to MNNVAPSRIVRHTVLGSALLLMTANIANANETFPNTSIPAAPAIDAEAYILIDYNSGKVLAESNADQRRDPASLTKMMTSYVIGQAIKSGKIGENDIVTVGNDAWATGNPIFKGSSLMFLKPGDRVSVSQLTRGINLQSGNDACVAMADYIAGDQTNFVQLMNGYVNKLGLKNTHFETVHGLDADGQYSSARDMALIGQALVRDVPEEYAIYKEKEFTFNNIRQTNRNGLLWDKSLAVDGIKTGHTNAAGYNLVASATEGDMRLISVVMGGKSSKGRDAESKKLLTYGFRFYETVKPLQANVDFASVPVWFGDENEVKLGVTEDLYLTIPRGRLKDLKASYELSTTELEAPLTKGQQVGTISFQLDGKIIEQHPLAVLKDVEEGGFFSRLIDYIKLLFHRWFG
- the rlpA gene encoding endolytic peptidoglycan transglycosylase RlpA; translated protein: MRLQWIMLGVTAALLSGCVTDEVKQPAQVPANVPTQDVLGAEPHYEPYHPTANNDYSRNGQQYQIVRDPSQFSQVGYASIYGAESAGNMTAIGERINPVELTAAHPTLPIPSYVRITNMMNGRMMVVRVNDRGPYVPGKSIAVSRATADRLNLMPTTKIKIDAIQVAQDGSLSGTGTVGSNFVKQSYALPGRPQLGSGPMGTPVMENLPTPENTLPVQQPKEPMQPTMPDMNLQTPTPPPAATTAEESVPERGFLVQAGAISSQTNAQNMLNELKTQFNVPGRLQPYNGIYRVQLGPFSTRQQAVEVQGRLQSEKNQSSMVVAP
- the mrdB gene encoding peptidoglycan glycosyltransferase MrdB (rod shape-determining protein RodA); its protein translation is MTDDKKKNSLSMRLHIDVPMLLIIIALLAYSAFIMWSASGQDPEMMERKLGQIASGFVVMIVMAQIPPRMYENWAPHLFIFCVILLVFVDVFGQISKGAQRWLDLGFIRFQPSEIAKIAVPLMVARFMNRDLCPPSFKNTLIALVLIFVPTLLVAAQPDLGTSILVAASGLFVLFLAGMSWRLIAVAAIALAAFIPLLWFFLMHGYQRARVMMLLDPETDPLGAGYHIIQSKIAIGSGGLMGKGWLHGTQSQLEFLPERHTDFIFAVLAEELGLVGVLILLGLYLLLIIRGLYIAASAQNTFGRVMVGGLILILFVYVFVNIGMVSGILPVVGVPLPLVSYGGSALIVLMAGFGIIMSIHTHRKFLSKSL